One part of the Synechococcus sp. UW179A genome encodes these proteins:
- a CDS encoding DUF1651 domain-containing protein — MPNKDRPLVDRHTPKNDVGWLVNDQQGKACSFTNANPTAHAQWVVVETRPLRGGGQPVIRRMLRHNAIEAWETMQKSGGWKRCPPMW; from the coding sequence ATGCCAAACAAGGACCGCCCACTTGTTGATCGCCATACACCGAAGAACGATGTCGGCTGGCTAGTGAACGACCAGCAAGGGAAGGCCTGCAGCTTCACCAACGCCAATCCAACAGCTCATGCTCAGTGGGTTGTCGTGGAGACCAGACCGTTGCGGGGTGGTGGTCAGCCGGTCATCAGGCGAATGCTTCGCCACAACGCGATCGAAGCCTGGGAAACGATGCAGAAATCAGGTGGGTGGAAGCGTTGCCCGCCTATGTGGTGA
- a CDS encoding tetratricopeptide repeat protein, which yields MPRTTTAFAAALALCLPLGRPLLVALTPTIGIGVGFLSTQAAHAKNVIGVYESGLEKFKSGDYQGAISDFNKVIELDPKSRSGYYARGMSKASLGKYKSAINDYTKALQIDPSFVAAYIGRSEAKRKIGNTNGSMKDLDAAIELDPKNAFAYRVRGIQKEELADLEGACADWSKAAELGDKSPVAEWVKKQC from the coding sequence ATGCCTCGCACTACTACTGCATTTGCTGCTGCCTTAGCCCTATGCTTGCCATTAGGACGCCCGTTGCTGGTTGCTCTGACACCTACCATTGGAATTGGCGTAGGGTTTCTCTCAACACAGGCGGCACATGCAAAAAACGTAATAGGCGTTTATGAATCAGGTTTAGAGAAGTTTAAAAGCGGGGATTATCAAGGGGCAATTTCTGATTTCAATAAGGTAATAGAATTAGATCCTAAGAGTCGATCTGGCTACTATGCCCGCGGCATGTCAAAAGCAAGCTTAGGAAAATACAAAAGCGCTATTAATGATTATACAAAAGCATTGCAGATTGATCCTAGTTTTGTCGCAGCCTACATAGGCAGGAGTGAAGCGAAAAGGAAAATAGGCAATACCAACGGATCCATGAAAGACCTTGATGCAGCAATAGAATTAGATCCCAAAAATGCCTTTGCATACAGAGTTCGAGGAATCCAAAAAGAGGAATTAGCTGACCTTGAAGGCGCTTGCGCCGATTGGTCGAAGGCAGCTGAATTGGGTGATAAGTCACCAGTCGCTGAATGGGTTAAGAAGCAATGCTGA
- a CDS encoding Nif11-like leader peptide family natural product precursor — MSEEQLKAFLEKVKSDTSLQEKLKTAADADAVVAIAKDVGLTISADNLKKAQSELANEELEKVAGGEQCPLNTGCPLHTGWWCTGVQVDQ, encoded by the coding sequence ATGTCAGAAGAACAACTCAAAGCCTTCCTCGAAAAAGTCAAAAGCGACACCAGCCTTCAGGAGAAGCTCAAGACAGCTGCTGATGCTGATGCAGTAGTTGCAATAGCTAAGGACGTAGGTTTAACTATTTCTGCTGATAACTTGAAGAAAGCCCAGTCAGAACTTGCAAATGAAGAGCTAGAAAAGGTGGCTGGTGGAGAACAGTGCCCCCTGAATACTGGGTGCCCCCTGCATACTGGCTGGTGGTGCACTGGAGTACAAGTGGATCAATGA
- a CDS encoding alpha/beta fold hydrolase, with product MKPSAWGRLSWICKAMVLLPGLALLSPLAVWGQTEQSLPSLQWQACQDEQLASFGYECATLIRPLRRREPDGPKVELAVFRLSATGTAKERIGTVFFNPGGPGQPGHGSAYKGMLLPDEIRRAFDFVTWDPRGLGQSRPALSDCQVPMPRRPATGPVDWQRVLSQRQLELTERNRDCIARHRALIPEMGTVEAAHDLDALRQSVGDDRLTFWGVSYGTVIGSTYAALFPGRVRALVLDGSVDPWSDLSGLRLSATAPDDAIRFFLQLNPDLKVPLQASLARLEQEPLILPDGSLYTRWDLLDPLVNYLPQSRISGTYGRTLIETVHQALVGAPAEQTAALETLQHPLLRSPEHDLLAAAGFAAVTCQDFPQRMSPRQQAALLGDLTRQAPIYGGSIGVNFLALCSGYEDLKVNTPVPRAPFPQRDVSGLITGSSWDGATPWIWSTAMARAFPSMRTLQVVGNEHGIYTNAQTPCVEKEVSRYLLTASVPPRDLSCPYVKPAEQQSFP from the coding sequence TTGAAACCATCTGCTTGGGGACGTTTGTCCTGGATTTGCAAGGCGATGGTCTTGCTGCCCGGCCTGGCTCTGCTCAGTCCACTCGCTGTGTGGGGGCAGACCGAGCAATCTCTTCCATCTCTGCAGTGGCAGGCATGCCAGGACGAACAGTTGGCCTCCTTCGGCTATGAGTGCGCCACCCTGATCCGTCCACTGCGCCGACGAGAGCCGGATGGCCCCAAGGTGGAGCTGGCGGTCTTTCGTCTTTCGGCAACAGGCACGGCCAAGGAACGGATTGGGACTGTGTTTTTCAACCCAGGCGGTCCCGGTCAGCCAGGACACGGCAGTGCTTACAAAGGAATGCTCCTGCCTGATGAGATCCGGCGCGCGTTTGATTTCGTCACCTGGGACCCCCGGGGGCTTGGCCAGTCCCGGCCTGCACTGTCGGATTGTCAAGTGCCCATGCCCCGCCGACCAGCGACTGGACCCGTGGACTGGCAACGGGTGCTGTCGCAGCGTCAGCTAGAGCTCACCGAGCGCAACCGCGACTGCATTGCGCGACATCGTGCCCTGATTCCTGAGATGGGCACTGTGGAGGCTGCTCATGATCTGGACGCCCTGCGCCAGTCGGTTGGTGATGACCGGCTCACCTTCTGGGGTGTCTCCTACGGAACGGTGATTGGCTCCACCTATGCGGCATTGTTCCCTGGGCGAGTGCGTGCTCTGGTCCTTGATGGGAGTGTCGATCCCTGGAGCGATCTCTCCGGTCTGCGTCTTTCCGCCACAGCGCCCGATGACGCAATCCGTTTCTTCCTGCAATTAAATCCGGACCTGAAGGTTCCCTTGCAGGCATCGCTGGCCCGGCTGGAACAGGAGCCACTGATCTTGCCGGATGGCAGCCTGTACACCCGCTGGGATCTGCTGGATCCCCTGGTCAATTACCTGCCGCAATCCAGGATATCCGGGACCTATGGACGGACCCTGATCGAAACGGTGCACCAGGCCCTGGTCGGCGCTCCGGCGGAGCAAACCGCTGCGCTGGAGACGCTGCAACACCCTCTGTTGCGCAGTCCAGAGCACGATCTGCTCGCTGCCGCAGGTTTTGCTGCTGTCACCTGTCAGGACTTCCCCCAGCGGATGTCTCCGCGTCAACAGGCTGCCTTGCTTGGGGATCTCACCCGTCAGGCTCCGATCTACGGCGGCAGCATCGGCGTGAACTTTCTTGCTCTCTGCAGCGGCTATGAGGATCTGAAGGTCAACACACCAGTGCCCCGTGCTCCCTTTCCCCAGCGCGACGTGTCCGGCCTGATCACCGGATCCAGTTGGGATGGCGCCACACCTTGGATCTGGTCCACCGCGATGGCCCGGGCGTTTCCTTCGATGCGCACGCTCCAGGTGGTCGGTAACGAGCACGGCATCTACACCAACGCCCAGACACCCTGCGTCGAGAAAGAAGTAAGCCGCTATTTGCTGACGGCCTCGGTGCCACCGAGGGATTTGAGTTGCCCCTATGTGAAACCGGCTGAGCAGCAGTCGTTTCCCTGA
- a CDS encoding Nif11-like leader peptide family RiPP precursor, whose product MAAIDDLMAALISHVELQQAMTNATSLEDAVEVAVDAGYKVTSQELLEAYTSKTVELSEEELLSVAGGKGRTVG is encoded by the coding sequence ATGGCTGCGATTGATGATCTGATGGCTGCTCTTATTAGCCATGTTGAATTACAGCAGGCTATGACAAACGCCACATCTCTAGAAGATGCTGTTGAGGTTGCTGTTGATGCGGGATACAAAGTAACTTCACAGGAGTTGCTAGAAGCCTACACATCAAAAACGGTTGAACTATCTGAAGAAGAATTATTATCAGTCGCTGGAGGGAAAGGACGCACTGTAGGCTGA
- a CDS encoding Nif11-like leader peptide family natural product precursor, with amino-acid sequence MSEEQLKAFLEKAKGDSNLQEKLEVAADADAVLSIATEAGFSISADDLKNAQSEISDDELESAAGGGHSGSPCHSVYTQCPDGC; translated from the coding sequence ATGTCAGAAGAGCAACTCAAAGCCTTTCTAGAAAAAGCCAAAGGCGACAGCAACCTTCAGGAGAAGCTAGAGGTAGCTGCTGATGCAGATGCAGTTCTTTCAATTGCAACAGAAGCAGGATTTAGCATTTCTGCTGATGATTTGAAGAACGCTCAATCAGAGATTTCAGATGATGAGCTGGAAAGCGCTGCTGGTGGTGGGCATTCTGGCAGCCCGTGCCACTCTGTATACACCCAATGTCCCGATGGATGCTAG
- a CDS encoding Nif11-like leader peptide family natural product precursor, producing the protein MTQEQLTAFIANAKSNTSLQEQLKAAADVDTVMAITKEAGFSIFCDDLAKAQSEISDEELEGVVGGTHVPNTGIECRSTWFCMSLRVNTTVNCCPGGSTKGKIVWPCNK; encoded by the coding sequence ATGACACAAGAACAACTCACAGCTTTCATCGCTAACGCCAAAAGCAATACAAGCCTTCAGGAGCAGCTCAAAGCCGCAGCTGATGTTGATACGGTTATGGCGATTACCAAAGAAGCAGGATTCAGCATCTTCTGTGATGACCTCGCCAAAGCGCAATCTGAGATTTCAGACGAAGAACTGGAAGGCGTGGTTGGAGGAACTCACGTTCCGAACACTGGGATTGAGTGTCGTTCCACATGGTTCTGTATGAGCCTTAGAGTCAACACTACTGTTAACTGCTGTCCTGGAGGATCTACTAAAGGAAAGATAGTTTGGCCCTGTAACAAGTAG
- a CDS encoding Nif11-like leader peptide family natural product precursor, with translation MTQEQLTAFLANAKGNTSLQEQLKAAADVNAVAAITKEAGFNIPVHGLNKAQSKLSEKDLEGAAGGRWETAQSTQCGFGC, from the coding sequence ATGACACAAGAACAACTCACAGCTTTCCTGGCCAACGCCAAAGGCAACACCAGCCTTCAAGAGCAGCTCAAAGCCGCAGCTGATGTCAATGCTGTTGCTGCAATTACTAAAGAAGCAGGATTTAACATCCCTGTTCATGGCCTCAATAAGGCTCAATCAAAACTTTCAGAAAAAGATCTAGAAGGTGCGGCTGGTGGGCGATGGGAAACCGCACAATCAACGCAATGTGGCTTTGGATGCTAG
- a CDS encoding Nif11-like leader peptide family natural product precursor, whose product MSEEQLKAFIAKIKSDTGLQAKLKAVADSDAVLAIAEEAGFMISAYDLKTQSELSDDELEGVAGGGFTQNKTCTSILLDNCK is encoded by the coding sequence ATGTCAGAAGAGCAACTCAAAGCGTTCATCGCGAAAATTAAAAGTGATACCGGTCTTCAGGCAAAGCTCAAAGCCGTAGCTGATTCCGATGCAGTTCTTGCGATTGCAGAAGAGGCTGGGTTTATGATTTCTGCTTACGATTTAAAAACTCAGTCAGAACTTTCAGACGATGAACTGGAAGGAGTAGCTGGCGGTGGCTTTACACAAAATAAGACCTGCACCAGTATTCTTCTTGACAATTGCAAGTGA
- a CDS encoding Coq4 family protein — MVSRTELKEDAFDLALGILQVARDPEHGFKHSRHFSPIFKWDLQKEWLNKFLTHPQIQSLVDERFGVAWPSFDDMHAMPIGSLGFCAQQMFRQLGMNPFPPVNKNLRKVAETSEKEDYLSRRLRSFHDIHHLILGVDTSVAGEAAVQAYYAVSQQQPGVVAGLSALMTHSFICPDEHRMIWEAISFGAQVGLAGVFLEGCRWEEGWERPLAEWRSELGVTPLLEKSPFQDEIHRWETLSS; from the coding sequence ATGGTTTCGCGTACTGAATTAAAAGAGGATGCTTTCGATTTGGCGTTAGGGATTCTTCAAGTCGCCAGAGATCCTGAGCATGGGTTTAAACATAGTAGGCATTTCTCGCCAATTTTTAAATGGGATTTGCAAAAAGAATGGCTCAATAAATTCTTAACTCATCCTCAAATTCAGAGTCTTGTTGATGAGCGATTCGGCGTTGCATGGCCATCATTTGATGATATGCATGCAATGCCAATTGGAAGCTTGGGATTCTGCGCTCAGCAAATGTTTAGGCAGCTCGGCATGAATCCATTTCCTCCGGTAAATAAAAACCTGAGGAAGGTTGCCGAGACCAGTGAAAAGGAAGACTACTTATCCCGCAGGCTTAGAAGCTTTCATGATATTCACCATTTAATTCTTGGTGTTGATACTTCGGTAGCTGGGGAAGCGGCTGTGCAAGCCTATTACGCTGTTTCACAACAGCAACCAGGAGTCGTTGCGGGTCTCTCTGCTCTGATGACTCACAGTTTCATCTGCCCCGATGAACATCGCATGATCTGGGAGGCGATTAGCTTTGGAGCTCAAGTGGGTCTCGCTGGAGTCTTCTTGGAAGGGTGCCGTTGGGAAGAGGGTTGGGAACGGCCATTAGCAGAATGGCGATCTGAACTTGGTGTCACTCCTTTGCTGGAGAAGTCTCCTTTTCAGGATGAAATACATCGGTGGGAGACTCTTTCTTCTTGA
- a CDS encoding chlorophyll a/b-binding protein yields MTTATLLADERYWQDLAAAQMRRERQVRAELLNGRMAMLGFIALVGTEALLHQGLLSALGICL; encoded by the coding sequence ATGACAACTGCAACCCTCCTGGCTGATGAGCGTTACTGGCAAGACCTTGCCGCAGCGCAAATGCGTCGTGAGCGCCAGGTGAGAGCTGAACTTCTCAATGGAAGGATGGCGATGCTCGGCTTCATAGCCCTTGTTGGAACCGAAGCATTGCTGCATCAAGGACTGCTATCAGCACTTGGCATTTGCCTCTAA
- a CDS encoding NAD(P)H-binding protein, with protein MNIAIVPEAEKSANSILRADSPKMILVMSSTGMFGRPVVEGLAKRGLSVRATGRSEKALAALDAPGAELISADMDDPSTLPQLMKGVDKVLVNAPMDDKKEVRLRNVIEAMIQSGHGAKIVLLTGGVEHDDELGTAGLATERLMRSSGLPWTVVGPQTVMETNFKPFRELIQAESMLMSCVGSAKVGFVALEDVTNAFINVLDSPKEAHVGCEYMITGPEAVTFEDVATAATEALDRRIIYQDMPRDEFRNLMLTEAGFTEADVDIEVMCHLDAFRAGKAARITDDFTSLTGKKPKSVREWWIANADFFMSA; from the coding sequence GTGAATATTGCCATCGTGCCGGAAGCTGAAAAATCTGCTAATTCAATTCTCAGAGCTGATTCACCCAAGATGATCCTTGTTATGTCCTCCACCGGCATGTTTGGTCGTCCAGTCGTGGAAGGCTTAGCGAAACGTGGTCTTTCAGTCAGGGCGACAGGACGGTCTGAAAAAGCGTTGGCAGCTTTGGATGCACCTGGGGCTGAACTCATATCCGCCGATATGGATGATCCCTCAACCTTGCCCCAATTAATGAAAGGAGTCGACAAGGTGCTCGTTAATGCACCAATGGACGACAAAAAAGAAGTTCGACTGAGAAATGTGATCGAGGCCATGATCCAATCCGGTCATGGAGCGAAGATTGTTCTGCTAACTGGCGGTGTTGAGCATGACGATGAACTTGGCACGGCTGGATTAGCCACTGAGAGATTGATGCGTTCTTCTGGACTGCCTTGGACGGTTGTCGGTCCTCAGACGGTTATGGAAACAAACTTCAAACCATTTCGTGAATTGATCCAAGCCGAAAGCATGCTGATGTCATGTGTCGGTTCGGCAAAGGTGGGTTTTGTGGCCTTAGAAGATGTCACAAATGCATTCATCAATGTTTTGGATTCGCCAAAGGAAGCACATGTTGGTTGTGAATATATGATCACTGGGCCGGAAGCGGTGACTTTTGAGGATGTTGCAACTGCTGCCACAGAAGCTCTTGATCGCCGAATCATCTATCAAGACATGCCTAGAGATGAGTTTCGGAATCTGATGCTTACAGAAGCTGGTTTTACAGAGGCAGATGTAGATATTGAGGTGATGTGTCACCTTGATGCCTTTCGTGCAGGTAAAGCAGCTCGAATCACGGATGACTTTACCAGTCTTACAGGAAAGAAACCAAAATCAGTGCGGGAGTGGTGGATAGCGAATGCAGACTTTTTTATGAGCGCCTAA
- a CDS encoding Nif11-like leader peptide family natural product precursor, protein MSEEQLKAFLTKVKGDSNLQEKVKSCRDAGAMVKLAKELGFVISALEILNDFNSDSSQLSKQLSDQDTSEIYGGTGGWNNGSLGGFNNGGLSGWNNGASRGWSNGGAGEFNNA, encoded by the coding sequence ATGTCAGAAGAACAACTCAAAGCATTCCTCACCAAAGTTAAAGGAGATTCAAATCTTCAGGAGAAAGTAAAATCATGTCGAGACGCTGGTGCCATGGTCAAACTCGCCAAGGAACTAGGTTTCGTTATTTCTGCGCTAGAAATATTGAATGATTTTAATTCTGACAGTTCTCAATTAAGCAAACAATTATCAGACCAAGACACTTCTGAGATTTATGGCGGAACAGGTGGATGGAATAACGGCAGCTTGGGCGGATTTAATAATGGCGGATTGAGTGGATGGAACAATGGAGCCTCGAGAGGATGGAGCAATGGTGGCGCAGGTGAATTCAACAATGCCTAA
- a CDS encoding Nif11-like leader peptide family natural product precursor has translation MTQEQLNTFLVKLEGDRGLQEKIKAAKSTKEVVNAAQTEGFSISTNNLNLPARISEEELEATSAGQFGSYCQCHGTICKNYTIDN, from the coding sequence ATGACTCAAGAACAACTCAATACATTTCTCGTAAAACTCGAAGGCGACAGAGGCCTTCAAGAGAAGATTAAAGCTGCAAAGTCAACAAAAGAAGTAGTTAATGCTGCGCAAACAGAAGGTTTTTCGATTTCTACTAACAACCTCAATCTTCCCGCTAGAATTTCAGAAGAAGAGCTTGAAGCTACAAGTGCAGGACAGTTTGGATCTTATTGCCAATGCCACGGAACTATCTGCAAAAACTATACGATTGACAACTGA
- a CDS encoding EamA family transporter, with translation MIWGVSTAFVFSIYIVLSKYLLSHFSSPWLLLASGVGIVALIPSVLKRGHVYKSWNRKQWRLVILMALLSGLFNFSILLSINYLPASIATMFVGLSSVTLLLRTCSIEGRLPMPLEFLAVFFAAFGAFLVLGVKLQSFSFIGLMFGAFALIFGTNAVILTGRIRGIINAKEVVFSKQLSKVIFACFGLILISRLPAAPYPTLAVLWVLLLATGCLKMLESFTASKTAFALPPVTYRNILLLNLPIVAFVESWMFDIHLDDYQWIGIFFIMLSALSAIFSGEKRLKAL, from the coding sequence TTGATCTGGGGAGTTAGTACTGCTTTTGTTTTTAGCATCTATATTGTTTTGTCTAAATATCTTCTTTCACATTTTTCTTCGCCATGGTTGTTGCTTGCTTCGGGGGTCGGAATTGTTGCCTTGATTCCATCTGTTCTCAAGCGAGGTCATGTCTATAAAAGTTGGAATCGCAAGCAGTGGAGGCTAGTTATTCTGATGGCCTTGTTGAGCGGGTTGTTTAATTTTTCGATCCTGCTCAGCATTAATTATTTGCCGGCATCTATTGCAACAATGTTTGTCGGACTATCGTCTGTGACACTGTTGCTTCGAACGTGTAGTATCGAGGGTCGATTGCCTATGCCGTTAGAGTTCTTGGCGGTCTTTTTTGCTGCTTTTGGTGCTTTTCTTGTTTTAGGAGTGAAGCTTCAATCGTTTTCTTTTATTGGTCTAATGTTTGGTGCTTTTGCGCTAATATTTGGCACAAATGCTGTGATATTGACCGGCAGAATCCGTGGAATTATTAATGCAAAAGAAGTTGTTTTCTCGAAGCAGCTTAGTAAGGTTATTTTTGCGTGTTTTGGCCTTATTCTGATTTCACGATTGCCTGCTGCGCCCTATCCGACATTGGCAGTCCTTTGGGTGTTGCTGCTTGCCACTGGATGCCTGAAAATGCTGGAAAGTTTTACAGCTTCAAAGACCGCATTTGCGCTTCCCCCTGTGACCTATAGGAATATATTATTGCTTAACTTGCCAATTGTTGCTTTTGTTGAGTCTTGGATGTTCGACATTCACCTCGATGACTACCAGTGGATTGGTATATTTTTTATTATGCTATCGGCCCTAAGTGCGATCTTTTCTGGTGAGAAACGCCTTAAAGCGCTCTGA
- a CDS encoding DUF3303 domain-containing protein, with amino-acid sequence MARFMIQWSAPDPASEEYAKAIVDYIKGGKPMDEFAGFKLLARQIHPQTGEGVLLVEADNLAAVQKHTYPWTKGLGVTAEIIPGLSDEEFVELEEGMNKV; translated from the coding sequence ATGGCACGCTTCATGATCCAGTGGTCCGCTCCCGATCCCGCTAGTGAGGAGTACGCCAAAGCCATCGTTGATTACATCAAGGGCGGCAAGCCCATGGATGAATTCGCCGGTTTCAAGTTGCTGGCACGCCAGATCCACCCTCAGACCGGTGAAGGTGTGCTGCTTGTGGAAGCCGACAACCTGGCAGCAGTGCAGAAGCACACCTATCCCTGGACCAAGGGCCTCGGCGTCACAGCGGAGATCATCCCCGGCCTCAGCGATGAGGAGTTTGTCGAGCTGGAAGAGGGCATGAATAAGGTCTGA
- a CDS encoding Dabb family protein, whose protein sequence is MDSEALVCHLLLICFTEETSDDKIAEVWSLFEDLPNGSDGVEGIISVQFGTNNSPEELNKGFTHSVVVTFDSVASRDAYTGTSSQPAATKHLALKEVFLPTIKDIIVFDYSPEPYSSKISQNQRP, encoded by the coding sequence ATGGACTCGGAAGCATTGGTCTGTCACCTCTTGTTAATTTGCTTTACTGAAGAAACAAGTGACGACAAAATTGCTGAAGTTTGGAGTCTTTTCGAGGACTTACCGAATGGATCAGATGGAGTTGAAGGAATTATTTCAGTCCAGTTCGGCACGAACAATAGTCCCGAAGAGTTAAACAAAGGTTTCACTCATTCAGTTGTAGTGACGTTTGACTCTGTCGCCTCAAGAGATGCTTATACCGGCACATCGTCTCAACCTGCTGCAACAAAGCACCTTGCATTGAAAGAGGTGTTCCTTCCAACAATTAAAGATATTATTGTATTTGATTACTCGCCTGAACCCTACTCCTCAAAAATCAGCCAAAACCAGAGGCCATGA
- a CDS encoding Nif11-like leader peptide family natural product precursor has protein sequence MSEEQLRAFKKKIKTDSNLQKKIKSTTDPDAISEIAKELGFLISPSDLADGLGIDELDGVDWGAD, from the coding sequence ATGTCCGAAGAGCAACTCAGAGCATTCAAGAAAAAAATCAAAACCGATTCAAATCTCCAAAAAAAAATTAAATCCACGACAGATCCCGATGCCATCTCAGAAATTGCCAAAGAGTTGGGATTTTTAATTTCACCATCTGACCTTGCGGACGGCCTGGGCATAGACGAATTAGATGGTGTTGATTGGGGAGCTGATTAA
- a CDS encoding Nif11-like leader peptide family natural product precursor — MSLEQLKSFLDKAKSNTTLQNKLKAARSPEEVVIIGKENGHEFTLDKLSLLNDSDLEKVARGGFKWHEENVPLMGYPIDAL, encoded by the coding sequence ATGTCCCTAGAACAACTCAAATCTTTCCTTGATAAGGCAAAAAGCAATACGACCCTCCAAAACAAACTCAAAGCAGCTAGATCACCTGAAGAAGTCGTTATTATCGGCAAGGAAAATGGTCATGAATTTACTCTGGACAAGCTTAGTCTTCTCAACGACTCGGACTTGGAAAAAGTAGCTAGGGGGGGATTCAAATGGCATGAAGAAAATGTGCCTTTAATGGGATATCCCATTGATGCTCTTTGA
- a CDS encoding VanZ family protein has protein sequence MKIDAINTIQKNWFIISIITFTSITVLSLVQPEELADAPGSDKTHHFISYAVLAFPASLRRPSGWKYLILFFAFYSGLIEAIQPYVNRQGEWLDFIANISGLLLGSILALWARELTAKISD, from the coding sequence ATGAAGATTGATGCAATCAACACTATCCAAAAAAACTGGTTTATCATCAGCATCATCACTTTTACAAGTATCACAGTTCTATCACTGGTTCAGCCAGAAGAACTAGCTGATGCTCCTGGATCAGACAAAACACATCACTTTATTTCATACGCAGTCCTGGCTTTTCCTGCATCTTTGCGAAGACCAAGTGGATGGAAATACTTGATCCTATTTTTCGCCTTTTACAGCGGTCTGATCGAAGCAATTCAGCCGTACGTGAATCGCCAAGGAGAATGGCTCGATTTTATTGCGAACATTTCAGGATTACTTCTTGGTTCTATACTTGCGCTATGGGCCAGGGAGCTTACTGCAAAAATTAGTGATTAA